One genomic window of Cupriavidus sp. P-10 includes the following:
- a CDS encoding NAD(P)/FAD-dependent oxidoreductase → MRPETELLKLPLRPLWHQLGRERAKLTEEVEADVAIVGAGYTGLWTAYYLLKAQPSLRVVLVEREIVGFGASGRNGGWASAIFPISLSRVAQMYSHAGAMHLQRAMNETVDEVGRTLALEGVDADFKKEGFISLARSHAQLTRVKAAVEASTRFGLPDQWHALDGDQAWQKVKATGVVGALYTEHCALIHPGKLVHGLASLVEAMGARIYENSEATSILPGSITTPEGKVRADTVVRATEAFSCQQAEHRRSVIPLYSLVLATEPLPQSLRHRLRLDHRMAFNDMRHLRVYGQVTAEGRLVFGGRGAPYQWGSKMSDGVDQMGEAHARIHASMVDFFPELADATITHRWGGALGVSRDWCPTVSMDPSTRIAWAGNYVGDGVATSNLAGRILRNMILGIDEEINRLPFVNHNSPAWEPEPLRWLGVNSGLFAAGLSDYEEKLTNQPSRTAMLLEKLTGAH, encoded by the coding sequence ATGCGCCCGGAAACTGAATTGTTGAAGCTGCCCCTGCGCCCACTGTGGCATCAGTTGGGTCGAGAACGAGCCAAGCTCACCGAAGAGGTCGAGGCCGATGTGGCGATTGTGGGGGCTGGGTACACCGGATTATGGACGGCGTACTACCTGCTGAAGGCACAACCTTCGTTGCGCGTTGTGCTGGTTGAACGGGAAATCGTCGGCTTCGGTGCGTCCGGGCGCAACGGTGGATGGGCGTCAGCGATCTTTCCGATTTCTCTCTCCAGGGTCGCTCAGATGTACTCGCACGCTGGCGCAATGCACCTTCAGCGCGCCATGAACGAGACAGTCGATGAGGTGGGGCGCACGCTGGCGCTGGAGGGAGTTGACGCCGACTTCAAGAAGGAAGGCTTTATTTCGCTGGCGCGTAGTCACGCGCAGCTTACAAGAGTGAAGGCGGCGGTAGAGGCATCGACACGTTTCGGTCTTCCGGATCAGTGGCACGCGCTGGATGGGGACCAGGCGTGGCAGAAGGTGAAGGCGACCGGCGTCGTCGGAGCGCTGTACACCGAGCACTGCGCCCTCATTCACCCCGGAAAACTGGTGCATGGACTGGCTTCGCTGGTTGAAGCCATGGGGGCCCGTATCTATGAGAACTCCGAGGCGACTAGCATCTTGCCCGGGAGCATTACTACTCCGGAAGGGAAAGTCCGGGCCGATACCGTTGTGCGCGCCACGGAAGCATTTTCATGCCAGCAGGCCGAACATCGTCGCTCGGTCATCCCGCTCTACTCGCTGGTACTGGCTACCGAGCCGCTGCCTCAGTCGCTTAGACATCGGCTGCGTTTGGATCACCGGATGGCTTTCAATGACATGCGGCACCTGCGTGTCTATGGACAGGTTACCGCTGAAGGTCGCCTGGTATTTGGCGGTCGTGGCGCGCCCTACCAATGGGGCTCGAAGATGTCGGACGGCGTCGACCAGATGGGTGAGGCACACGCCAGGATTCATGCGTCGATGGTGGACTTCTTCCCGGAACTGGCTGATGCAACGATCACGCACCGTTGGGGCGGAGCGCTGGGTGTGTCGCGCGATTGGTGCCCGACCGTGAGCATGGACCCATCCACGCGAATTGCCTGGGCCGGCAACTACGTAGGCGACGGCGTGGCAACCAGCAACCTGGCCGGTCGCATTCTGCGAAACATGATCCTTGGCATCGACGAGGAGATTAACAGGCTACCTTTCGTGAACCACAACTCGCCGGCATGGGAGCCTGAGCCCTTGCGGTGGCTGGGCGTCAACAGTGGTCTGTTCGCAGCAGGCCTGAGCGACTATGAAGAGAAGCTAACCAACCAACCTTCGCGCACCGCCATGCTGCTGGAAAAGCTGACGGGCGCTCACTAA
- a CDS encoding cupin domain-containing protein, whose amino-acid sequence MKKFTIVKARDIAAAGLTPAGQRTGADSGDPQIATQRLAPDAVGNLGIWECLPGGWPVVDRPDTEFTYIISGRAILTDDSSGEAIEICGGDLVILPPGWTGRWDIIEPVRKVYAIY is encoded by the coding sequence ATGAAGAAATTCACCATCGTGAAAGCGCGCGATATTGCAGCAGCGGGACTCACCCCAGCCGGACAACGAACTGGTGCCGATAGCGGAGACCCGCAAATCGCCACCCAGCGCCTTGCCCCCGATGCCGTGGGCAACTTGGGCATCTGGGAGTGCCTGCCAGGCGGCTGGCCGGTCGTTGACCGTCCGGACACGGAGTTCACCTACATCATTTCCGGCCGAGCAATCCTTACCGACGATTCGAGTGGCGAAGCTATCGAGATCTGCGGCGGCGATCTGGTCATTCTGCCGCCTGGCTGGACTGGTCGCTGGGACATCATCGAGCCGGTCCGCAAGGTTTACGCGATCTATTGA